A genomic window from Lotus japonicus ecotype B-129 chromosome 1, LjGifu_v1.2 includes:
- the LOC130749730 gene encoding WRKY DNA-binding transcription factor 70-like, whose protein sequence is MNTMLFPESVSAKRKQVIRELVKGREHATQLKFLLQNLNGGSLSAKEMAASVLRSFSVSLSVITSDSLSEEAGSGGGGEVADQNHSEDGSLVMAAAAAASSNIGPEDSSESCGKRIFVQATKDRRGSYKRRKSEQTRTIVSPTTDDDHSWRKYGQKDILNSQFPRSYFRCTRKHDQGCRANKQVQRIQENPDMYQITYIGFHTCKDTPIKAPEMVTFSNTWDSFLVNSHPDSNEHHDPIIKLECPCSGETPSDVTGNNLDHSLWSELKDFELSKPSNIIPSSSAVHMDFGVLSSHFSTDFHFEENNLLYSSS, encoded by the exons atgaatactATGCTTTTCCCTGAAAGTGTCTCTGCCAAGAGAAAACAAGTGATCAGAGAGCTTGTGAAGGGTCGTGAGCATGCTACTCAGCTCAAGTTTCTGCTTCAGAATCTAAATGGGGGGTCTCTCTCAGCTAAGGAAATGGCGGCCAGTGTGCTCAGATCTTTCTCCGTCTCTCTTTCTGTCATTACTTCTGATTCTTTATCTGAAGAAgctggtagtggtggtggtggtgaggttGCTGATCAGAATCATAGTGAAGATGGGTCACTTGTGATGGCGGCGGCGGCTGCTGCTTCCAGCAATATTGGTCCTGAAGATTCAAGTGAGAGCTGCGGGAAGAGAATATTTGTGCAGGCCACAAAGGATCGGAGAGGTTCATACAAAAGAAG GAAGAGTGAGCAGACACGGACCATTGTCTCCCCAACCACTGATGATGATCATTCATGGAGAAAGTACGGACAAAAGGATATCTTGAATTCTCAATTCCCCAG GAGTTACTTCAGGTGCACCCGGAAGCATGATCAAGGTTGCCGGGCAAACAAACAGGTGCAACGGATACAGGAGAATCCTGACATGTACCAAATTACATATATTGGGTTTCACACATGCAAAGACACTCCGATCAAAGCCCCAGAAATGGTCACATTCTCTAATACTTGGGACTCATTCCTTGTGAATTCCCATCCTGACTCAAATGAACATCATGATCCAATTATAAAACTAGAATGTCCCTGCAGTGGTGAAACTCCAAGTGATGTTACTGGCAACAACTTGGATCATAGCCTGTGGTCTGAGTTGAAGGATTTTGAGCTATCCAAACCTTCCAATATTATACCCTCAAGCAGTGCAGTTCATATGGATTTTGGGGTACTTTCTTCTCATTTCAGCACTGActtccactttgaagaaaataaTCTGCTCTATTCATCTTCGTAA
- the LOC130746050 gene encoding probable polygalacturonase At3g15720: protein MEGLFSVIFMLFVAIPSLYARVTPNAGSSNFNIVNYGAKGDGQTDDSQAFVKAWNDLCAATQGAPTLLIPKGKSFMLQPVSFKGPCKTNNVNIELQGTLVAPKSVVAWKWANNNKGAWIDFSGINGLVIRGGGTFDGQGATWWAKYSDDSDRPSALRFHSCKNLALSATNHINSPRNHISISTCSDSSISNIHVTAPEESPNTDGIDISGSTNILIKDSTIRTGDDCIAINDGSSFINITGITCGPGHGISVGSLGRDRKLAKKHFWPLMFQVCANYAPILFLSTFLPLMFSNSAPSTHPSLRLSQERFLSRLEPRKFETVEEVHVRNCIFQGTTNGARIKTWQAVKVSEVTFRNFTGNSASEEAITLNCDPTVGCTGIILNKINIKYVSAGKRTRALCNNVRGSFSLCSPNVVCS, encoded by the exons ATGGAAGGCCTATTTTCTGTGATTTTTATGTTGTTTGTTGCTATACCTAGCTTGTATGCTAGAGTAACACCCAATGCAGGATCTAGCAACTTCAATATTGTTAACTATGGTGCAAAAGGGGATGGCCAAACTGATGATTCACAA GCTTTTGTGAAAGCATGGAATGATTTGTGTGCTGCAACTCAAGGTGCCCCAACACTTCTCATACCCAAAGGGAAATCATTCATGTTGCAACCTGTGTCATTTAAAGGTCCTTGCAAAACTAACAATGTTAACATTGAG CTTCAGGGCACTCTTGTTGCCCCTAAAAGTGTTGTTGCTTGGAAATGGGCAAATAATAATAAGGGAGCATGGATCGATTTCTCAGGCATAAATGGCCTTGTTATTAGGGGAGGAGGAACATTCGATGGGCAAGGTGCTACATGGTGGGCCAAGTACTCTGATGATTCTGACAGGCCAAGT GCACTTCGGTTTCATAGCTGTAAGAATCTAGCGCTTAGTGCAACGAATCACATCAACAGCCCAAGAAATCACATAAGTATAAGTACATGCAGTGACTCTAGCATTTCCAATATTCATGTTACTGCCCCAGAGGAAAGTCCTAACACCGATGGGATTGATATCTCAGGATCAACTAACATCCTCATTAAGGATTCTACGATCCGAACTG GAGATGATTGCATTGCCATCAATGATGGTTCCTCTTTTATCAACATAACTGGTATTACATGTGGTCCTGGCCATGGCATCAG TGTTGGGAGCCTCGGGAGAGATAGAAAGTtggctaaaaaacacttttggcccctgatgtttcaagtttgtgcaaattatgcccctattctatttttgtcgacgtttctacccctcatgttttcaaacagtgcaccgtctacccatCCGTCActcaggctttctcaggagaggttcctgagtagattggag cctagaAAGTTTGAAACAGTAGAAGAGGTACATGTGAGAAATTGCATCTTCCAAGGAACCACAAATGGTGCCAGAATCAAGACATGGCAG GCAGTGAAAGTGAGTGAAGTTACTTTCCGTAACTTCACAGGAAACTCAGCTTCCGAGGAGGCAATCACACTAAATTGTGACCCTACCGTCGGCTGCACCGGCATTATATTAAATAAGATTAACATAAAATATGTATCCGCAGGGAAAAGAACACGTGCATTGTGTAATAATGTTCGTGGGTCATTCTCTTTATGTAGTCCAAATGTTGTCTGTTCTTGA